A stretch of Mus musculus strain C57BL/6J chromosome 19, GRCm38.p6 C57BL/6J DNA encodes these proteins:
- the Marchf5 gene encoding E3 ubiquitin-protein ligase MARCHF5 isoform 1 (isoform 1 is encoded by transcript variant 1): MPDQALQQMLDRSCWVCFATDEDDRTAEWVRPCRCRGSTKWVHQACLQRWVDEKQRGNSTARVACPQCNAEYLIVFPKLGPVVYVLDLADRLISKACPFAAAGIMVGSIYWTAVTYGAVTVMQVVGHKEGLDVMERADPLFLLIGLPTIPVMLILGKMIRWEDYVLRLWRKYSNKLQILNSIFPGIGCPVPRIPAEANPLADHVSATRILCGALVFPTIATIVGKLMFSSVNSNLQRTILGGIAFVAIKGAFKVYFKQQQYLRQAHRKILNYPEQEEA, from the exons ATGCCGGACCAAGCCCTTCAACAGATGCTGGACAG aAGTTGCTGGGTGTGCTTTGCCACCGATGAAGATGATAGAACAGCTGAGTGGGTGAGACCATGCAGGTGCAGAGGATCTACTAAGTGGGTTCACCAGGCTTGTCTCCAGCGCTGGGTAGATgaaaagcaaagaggaaacagCACAGCCAGAGTGGCCTGTCCTCAGTGCAACGCCGAGTACTTAATAGTGTTTCCAAAGCTGG GTCCAGTGGTTTATGTCTTGGATCTTGCAGATAGACTGATCTCAAAAGCTTGCCCTTTTGCTGCAGCAGGAATAATGGTTGGATCTATCTATTGGACAGCCGTGACTTATGGAGCAGTGACAGTGATGCAG GTTGTAGGCCATAAAGAAGGGCTGGATGTTATGGAGCGAGCTGAccctttatttcttttgattGGACTTCCTACTATTCCTGTCATGCTGATACTAGGCAAAATGATTCGCTGGGAGGACTATGTGCTTAGACTATGGCGCAAATACTCAAATAAACTACAAATCTTGAACAGTATATTTCCAG GGATTGGTTGTCCTGTTCCTCGAATTCCAGCTGAAGCTAACCCTTTAGCAGACCACGTCTCTGCTACCAGAATTTTGTGTGGAGCCCTTGTCTTTCCTACTATTGCGACAATAGTTGGTAAACTGATGTTCAGTAGTGTTAACTCAAATTTACAAAGGACAATCTTG gGTGGAATTGCTTTTGTTGCCATAAAAGGAGCATTTAAGGTTTACTTCAAACAGCAGCAATATTTACGTCAGGCACACCGCAAAATCCTAAATTATCCAGAGCAAGAAGAAGCATAA
- the Marchf5 gene encoding E3 ubiquitin-protein ligase MARCHF5 isoform 2 (isoform 2 is encoded by transcript variant 2), with amino-acid sequence MPDQALQQMLDRSCWVCFATDEDDRTAEWVRPCRCRGSTKWVHQACLQRWVDEKQRGNSTARVACPQCNAEYLIVFPKLGPVVYVLDLADRLISKACPFAAAGIMVGSIYWTAVTYGAVTVMQVVGHKEGLDVMERADPLFLLIGLPTIPVMLILGKMIRWEDYVLRLWRKYSNKLQILNSIFPGIGCPVPRIPAEANPLADHVSATRILCGALVFPTIATIVGKLMFSSVNSNLQRTILVRWI; translated from the exons ATGCCGGACCAAGCCCTTCAACAGATGCTGGACAG aAGTTGCTGGGTGTGCTTTGCCACCGATGAAGATGATAGAACAGCTGAGTGGGTGAGACCATGCAGGTGCAGAGGATCTACTAAGTGGGTTCACCAGGCTTGTCTCCAGCGCTGGGTAGATgaaaagcaaagaggaaacagCACAGCCAGAGTGGCCTGTCCTCAGTGCAACGCCGAGTACTTAATAGTGTTTCCAAAGCTGG GTCCAGTGGTTTATGTCTTGGATCTTGCAGATAGACTGATCTCAAAAGCTTGCCCTTTTGCTGCAGCAGGAATAATGGTTGGATCTATCTATTGGACAGCCGTGACTTATGGAGCAGTGACAGTGATGCAG GTTGTAGGCCATAAAGAAGGGCTGGATGTTATGGAGCGAGCTGAccctttatttcttttgattGGACTTCCTACTATTCCTGTCATGCTGATACTAGGCAAAATGATTCGCTGGGAGGACTATGTGCTTAGACTATGGCGCAAATACTCAAATAAACTACAAATCTTGAACAGTATATTTCCAG GGATTGGTTGTCCTGTTCCTCGAATTCCAGCTGAAGCTAACCCTTTAGCAGACCACGTCTCTGCTACCAGAATTTTGTGTGGAGCCCTTGTCTTTCCTACTATTGCGACAATAGTTGGTAAACTGATGTTCAGTAGTGTTAACTCAAATTTACAAAGGACAATCTTGGTAAGATGGATTTAA
- the Marchf5 gene encoding E3 ubiquitin-protein ligase MARCHF5 isoform 4 (isoform 4 is encoded by transcript variant 4), with the protein MPDQALQQMLDRSCWVCFATDEDDRTAEWVRPCRCRGSTKWVHQACLQRWVDEKQRGNSTARVACPQCNAEYLIVFPKLGPVVYVLDLADRLISKACPFAAAGIMVGSIYWTAVTYGAVTVMQVHHSLFSDTTFDVKVVGHKEGLDVMERADPLFLLIGLPTIPVMLILGKMIRWEDYVLRLWRKYSNKLQILNSIFPGIGCPVPRIPAEANPLADHVSATRILCGALVFPTIATIVGKLMFSSVNSNLQRTILGGIAFVAIKGAFKVYFKQQQYLRQAHRKILNYPEQEEA; encoded by the exons ATGCCGGACCAAGCCCTTCAACAGATGCTGGACAG aAGTTGCTGGGTGTGCTTTGCCACCGATGAAGATGATAGAACAGCTGAGTGGGTGAGACCATGCAGGTGCAGAGGATCTACTAAGTGGGTTCACCAGGCTTGTCTCCAGCGCTGGGTAGATgaaaagcaaagaggaaacagCACAGCCAGAGTGGCCTGTCCTCAGTGCAACGCCGAGTACTTAATAGTGTTTCCAAAGCTGG GTCCAGTGGTTTATGTCTTGGATCTTGCAGATAGACTGATCTCAAAAGCTTGCCCTTTTGCTGCAGCAGGAATAATGGTTGGATCTATCTATTGGACAGCCGTGACTTATGGAGCAGTGACAGTGATGCAGGTTCACCATTCTCTATTCAGTGACACTACTTTTGATGTGAAG GTTGTAGGCCATAAAGAAGGGCTGGATGTTATGGAGCGAGCTGAccctttatttcttttgattGGACTTCCTACTATTCCTGTCATGCTGATACTAGGCAAAATGATTCGCTGGGAGGACTATGTGCTTAGACTATGGCGCAAATACTCAAATAAACTACAAATCTTGAACAGTATATTTCCAG GGATTGGTTGTCCTGTTCCTCGAATTCCAGCTGAAGCTAACCCTTTAGCAGACCACGTCTCTGCTACCAGAATTTTGTGTGGAGCCCTTGTCTTTCCTACTATTGCGACAATAGTTGGTAAACTGATGTTCAGTAGTGTTAACTCAAATTTACAAAGGACAATCTTG gGTGGAATTGCTTTTGTTGCCATAAAAGGAGCATTTAAGGTTTACTTCAAACAGCAGCAATATTTACGTCAGGCACACCGCAAAATCCTAAATTATCCAGAGCAAGAAGAAGCATAA
- the Marchf5 gene encoding E3 ubiquitin-protein ligase MARCHF5 isoform 3 (isoform 3 is encoded by transcript variant 3) — translation MPDQALQQMLDRSCWVCFATDEDDRTAEWVRPCRCRGSTKWVHQACLQRWVDEKQRGNSTARVACPQCNAEYLIVFPKLGPVVYVLDLADRLISKACPFAAAGIMVGSIYWTAVTYGAVTVMQVHHSLFSDTTFDVKVYYIFARSFKMYCFK, via the exons ATGCCGGACCAAGCCCTTCAACAGATGCTGGACAG aAGTTGCTGGGTGTGCTTTGCCACCGATGAAGATGATAGAACAGCTGAGTGGGTGAGACCATGCAGGTGCAGAGGATCTACTAAGTGGGTTCACCAGGCTTGTCTCCAGCGCTGGGTAGATgaaaagcaaagaggaaacagCACAGCCAGAGTGGCCTGTCCTCAGTGCAACGCCGAGTACTTAATAGTGTTTCCAAAGCTGG GTCCAGTGGTTTATGTCTTGGATCTTGCAGATAGACTGATCTCAAAAGCTTGCCCTTTTGCTGCAGCAGGAATAATGGTTGGATCTATCTATTGGACAGCCGTGACTTATGGAGCAGTGACAGTGATGCAGGTTCACCATTCTCTATTCAGTGACACTACTTTTGATGTGAAGGTCTATTATATATTTGCTaggagttttaaaatgtattgttttaaaTAG
- the Marchf5 gene encoding E3 ubiquitin-protein ligase MARCHF5 isoform 5 (isoform 5 is encoded by transcript variant 5): MERADPLFLLIGLPTIPVMLILGKMIRWEDYVLRLWRKYSNKLQILNSIFPGIGCPVPRIPAEANPLADHVSATRILCGALVFPTIATIVGKLMFSSVNSNLQRTILGGIAFVAIKGAFKVYFKQQQYLRQAHRKILNYPEQEEA; the protein is encoded by the exons ATGGAGCGAGCTGAccctttatttcttttgattGGACTTCCTACTATTCCTGTCATGCTGATACTAGGCAAAATGATTCGCTGGGAGGACTATGTGCTTAGACTATGGCGCAAATACTCAAATAAACTACAAATCTTGAACAGTATATTTCCAG GGATTGGTTGTCCTGTTCCTCGAATTCCAGCTGAAGCTAACCCTTTAGCAGACCACGTCTCTGCTACCAGAATTTTGTGTGGAGCCCTTGTCTTTCCTACTATTGCGACAATAGTTGGTAAACTGATGTTCAGTAGTGTTAACTCAAATTTACAAAGGACAATCTTG gGTGGAATTGCTTTTGTTGCCATAAAAGGAGCATTTAAGGTTTACTTCAAACAGCAGCAATATTTACGTCAGGCACACCGCAAAATCCTAAATTATCCAGAGCAAGAAGAAGCATAA